A single genomic interval of Armigeres subalbatus isolate Guangzhou_Male chromosome 1, GZ_Asu_2, whole genome shotgun sequence harbors:
- the LOC134212303 gene encoding zinc finger protein 287-like, which translates to MTSESEPKYLAIKCFTCFRVSKRRIPIFVVTRQPGQDPKAVVIELLEEHFWFARSDFRVDHILCEDCWKQLGEFNRFYLNVKRNHATRGEFSPWIDDDGVCFTCLVSTDDQTSILMAATANELSLETVVSELLVQHFGFKLSDFSPKHAICRTCLNHLVEFHSFYLDVKQNHASLEEPPILVEDDSQTSEEEREEEKDEEEQSEETEDQEKDTEQGSTTDESSDYDSDVIEQTDPLEESDTSADEPESIAPVSSMGKKEGDAIIQAHMQFSCTICNDKCDSFVALKSHMVDKHDAKACVPCCGKNYHHKRDLLLHAIDMRDRQTFRCGRCYRKFETKERKERHMKGHENKDNRAYKCKKCGKTFAFRGPYKDHLNETHGKADIFVCKICDQTFTSNRRLQRHTNTHKGKTKEWYCKLCEKTFTDLSSYSAHMGSHTGPTVCEVCGETCANATALSRHQYNKHSQREV; encoded by the exons ATGACATCGGAAAGTGAACCAAAGTACCTTGCCATCAAGTGTTTTACCTGTTTTCGCGTTTCAAAGCGTCGAATACCGATCTTTGTGGTAACGCGCCAACCGGGCCAGGACCCGAAGGCCGTTGTCATTGAGCTTTTGGAAGAGCACTTCTGGTTCGCGCGTAGCGACTTTCGAGTGGACCACATACTATGTGAAGATTGCTGGAAACAATTGGGTGAGTTCAATCGATTCTATTTGAATGTGAAACGGAACCATGCTACCCGCGGTGAGTTCTCACCATGGATAGACGACGATGGAGTTTGCTTTACCTGCCTGGTTTCAACGGACGATCAAACGTCGATCTTAATGGCTGCGACAGCAAATGAGTTGTCCTTGGAGACTGTCGTATCTGAACTTTTGGTTCAACATTTTGGTTTCAAGCTGAGCGATTTCAGTCCCAAACATGCGATATGTAGAACTTGTTTGAACCACCTGGTCGAGTTTCATTCTTTCTATTTGGATGTGAAGCAGAATCATGCTTCGCTGGAGGAGCCACCGATTTTGGTCGAAGACGATTCTCAGACGAGCGAAGAAGAACGAGAAGAAGAAAAGGATGAAGAAGAACAATCCGAGGAGACGGAAGACCAGGAAAAAGACACCGAACAAGGGTCGACTACCGATGAATCTAGTGACTACGATTCTGACGTAATAGAACAAACGGATCCGTTGGAGGAGTCGGATACTTCGGCGGACGAACCGGAATCGATTGCGCCAGTTTCATCGATGGGGAAAAAAGAGGGAGATGCTATTATCCAGGCTCACATGCAGTTCTCGTGCACGATTTGCAACGACAAATGTGATTCGTTTGTGGCTTTGAAAAGCCACATGGTCGACAAACACGACGCGAAAG cTTGTGTACCCTGTTGTGGTAAAAATTACCACCACAAAAGAGATCTGTTGCTCCACGCGATTGATATGAGAGACAGGCAAACGTTTCGCTGTGGCCGTTGTTATCGGAAGTTTGAGACAAAAGAACGAAAAGAAAGACACATGAAAGGACACGAGAACAAGGACAACAGGGCATATAAATGCAAGAAATGCGGAAAAAC GTTCGCATTCCGGGGTCCTTACAAAGATCATTTGAATGAGACGCACGGCAAGGCAGATATTTTTGTCTGTAAAATCTGCGACCAAACATTCACCTCCAATAGACGATTGCAACGGCACACGAATACGCACAAGGGGAAAACCAAAGAATGGTACTGCAAACTCTGCGAAAAGACGTTCACCGATTTGAGTAGCTATTCGGCACATATGGGAAGCCATACCGGTCCAACGGTATGCGAAGTGTGTGGCGAAACGTGCGCCAATGCCACTGCCCTCAGCCGTCACCAGTATAATAAACATTCGCAAAGAGAAGTTTGA